In Paracoccus aminophilus JCM 7686, a single window of DNA contains:
- a CDS encoding ABC transporter permease → MRLRFNFTLGLVLVTLVILGAVFARFLAPFDPIMDADLMNSEMPPSWEHWMGTDGQGRDVFSRVLYGAQVSLTVGLISQLINSVIGTALGVSAGYFGGWWDDLVNGLTNVMLAIPSLVFALAIMAVLGPGLPSLLIALGVTNWSWTCRIARSSTLSLKNQGFVQAAKTAGFGDANIMRTQILPNILGPVLVIATLGIGGAVLAEAALSFLGVGIRPPQPSWGNMLTDARELIRVAPWAAIFPGLAIFVTVLGFNLLGDGLRDMLDPHMRTRKA, encoded by the coding sequence ATGCGCCTTCGTTTCAATTTCACCCTTGGCCTCGTGCTGGTCACTCTGGTCATTCTGGGCGCGGTCTTTGCCCGTTTTCTCGCGCCCTTCGATCCGATCATGGATGCCGATCTGATGAATTCGGAAATGCCGCCAAGCTGGGAGCATTGGATGGGCACCGACGGGCAGGGCCGCGATGTCTTCTCGCGCGTGCTTTACGGCGCGCAGGTCTCGCTGACCGTCGGGCTGATCTCGCAGCTCATCAACTCGGTGATCGGCACGGCGCTTGGCGTCTCGGCGGGCTATTTCGGCGGCTGGTGGGATGATCTCGTCAACGGGCTGACCAATGTCATGCTGGCGATCCCCTCGCTGGTCTTTGCGCTGGCGATTATGGCGGTGCTGGGGCCGGGGCTCCCGAGCCTTCTGATCGCGCTTGGCGTGACCAACTGGTCCTGGACCTGCCGGATCGCGCGCTCCTCGACGCTTTCGCTGAAAAATCAGGGCTTTGTGCAGGCGGCCAAGACCGCGGGCTTTGGCGATGCCAACATCATGCGCACCCAGATTCTGCCGAATATCCTTGGCCCGGTGTTGGTTATCGCGACCCTTGGCATCGGCGGCGCGGTTCTGGCCGAGGCGGCGCTGTCGTTTCTGGGCGTCGGCATCCGCCCGCCGCAGCCAAGCTGGGGCAATATGCTGACCGATGCGCGCGAGCTGATCCGCGTCGCCCCTTGGGCCGCGATCTTCCCGGGCCTCGCGATCTTCGTCACCGTGCTCGGCTTCAACCTGCTGGGTGACGGGCTGCGCGACATGCTGGACCCCCATATGAGGACGCGGAAAGCATGA
- a CDS encoding Na/Pi cotransporter family protein, which produces MNPTIELVNILGAAALLLWGLGQIKLGIMRAFGASLRQWIAKGTKNRVLAAFWGFIATLALQSSTAVAVITASFAAREFISLGMAQAVMLGANLGTSIVALVLSADVSAFGSVLILIGVAMSMSATGTTSKGVARAILGLGLMLLALRLMDEATLPLRDSPLVATILSALGNAPLLAVLMAAGLAVLASSSLAVIVLAMVLAGGGIISPAMAIYLVAGANLGGAIPPWLAVAGEGVEARRLTLANLIVRGIGALVVTVLAAPIADLLIRLTGDARSLPAIAHIAFNIALLLIFLPLITPIGKLVVRILPDHPSAQGERPSYLDESLLDTPELALAVAKRETLRLGDIVAEMLDDAMKAVAAPDDSLAPRIATLEQQVDKLHEAIKLYVARMTLSELDPADSKQANEIISYAINLEQVGDIIKSGLTELLDKKARKQLSLSPEGLAEIDSFFHQTRDNLRMAQAIFLSRDLTLAQKLVEAKVNVRRIEEASAEKHLDRVRQGRVETIETSSIHMDLLRDLKRINAHVASVAYPILEEKGMLRESRVVAASG; this is translated from the coding sequence TTGAATCCGACCATCGAGCTCGTGAATATCCTTGGCGCTGCGGCGCTTCTGCTCTGGGGGCTGGGGCAGATCAAGCTTGGCATTATGCGCGCCTTCGGGGCCTCGCTGCGGCAATGGATCGCCAAGGGCACCAAGAACCGGGTTCTGGCGGCCTTCTGGGGCTTTATCGCGACGCTCGCGCTGCAATCGAGCACCGCCGTCGCGGTCATCACCGCCTCTTTCGCGGCGCGTGAGTTCATCTCGCTGGGGATGGCGCAGGCGGTGATGCTGGGGGCCAATCTTGGCACCTCGATCGTCGCGCTGGTGCTCTCGGCCGATGTCAGCGCCTTTGGCAGCGTGCTGATCCTGATCGGCGTCGCCATGTCGATGTCGGCGACGGGGACGACCTCGAAAGGCGTGGCGCGGGCGATCCTCGGGCTGGGGCTGATGCTGCTGGCGCTGCGGCTGATGGATGAGGCGACCCTGCCTTTGCGCGATTCACCGCTGGTCGCGACCATTCTGAGCGCGCTTGGCAATGCGCCCTTGCTTGCGGTTCTGATGGCGGCAGGGCTTGCGGTGCTGGCCTCGTCGAGCCTTGCCGTCATCGTTTTGGCGATGGTTCTGGCGGGGGGCGGCATCATTTCTCCGGCTATGGCGATCTATCTGGTCGCGGGCGCCAATCTGGGTGGCGCGATCCCGCCTTGGCTTGCCGTCGCGGGCGAGGGCGTCGAGGCGCGGCGTCTGACGCTGGCCAATCTGATCGTGCGCGGTATCGGTGCGCTGGTGGTCACGGTGCTGGCCGCGCCGATTGCCGACCTGCTGATCCGGCTGACCGGCGATGCGCGCAGCCTGCCTGCAATCGCCCATATTGCCTTCAATATCGCGCTTTTGCTGATCTTCCTGCCACTGATCACGCCCATCGGCAAGCTGGTGGTGCGGATCCTGCCCGATCACCCCAGCGCGCAGGGCGAGCGGCCGTCCTATCTCGATGAAAGCCTGCTCGACACGCCAGAGCTCGCCTTGGCGGTGGCCAAGCGCGAGACGTTGCGGCTGGGCGATATCGTGGCCGAGATGCTCGATGATGCGATGAAGGCGGTGGCCGCGCCCGATGATAGCCTCGCGCCCCGCATCGCCACGCTGGAGCAGCAAGTCGACAAGCTGCATGAGGCGATCAAGCTTTATGTGGCGCGGATGACCCTGTCCGAGCTGGATCCGGCCGACAGCAAGCAGGCCAATGAGATCATTTCCTATGCGATCAACCTTGAGCAGGTCGGCGATATCATCAAATCCGGCCTGACCGAGCTTCTGGACAAGAAGGCGCGCAAACAGCTGAGCCTCTCGCCCGAGGGGCTGGCCGAGATCGACAGCTTCTTCCACCAGACCCGGGACAATCTGCGCATGGCGCAGGCGATCTTCCTGTCGCGCGATCTGACGCTGGCGCAAAAGCTGGTCGAGGCCAAGGTCAATGTCCGCCGCATCGAAGAGGCTTCGGCGGAAAAGCATCTCGACCGGGTGCGGCAAGGCCGGGTCGAGACGATCGAGACCAGCTCGATCCATATGGATCTGCTGCGCGATCTCAAGCGCATCAACGCCCATGTCGCCTCGGTCGCCTATCCGATCCTCGAAGAAAAGGGGATGCTGCGCGAAAGTCGGGTGGTCGCGGCAAGCGGCTAG
- a CDS encoding amidohydrolase, translating to MTFPIIADLVLRHGKIWPGYGAPLAEAVAVKGNRVLALGRSDEIAALIGPETQVVDLGGRFAMPGLNDAHLHLISTGLLRGQVDATADAAPTRAALIAALQARAADTPKGEWVQARGFDQTRYPDGLMPTAQELDAALPDHPVSVTRACGHITVANSAALALAGITFETPDPDGGLIGRAEGRLTGLLAENAQNLVYHVQPTPSLEDIIEAIEAGGRHLIEYGITSCMDAATGHIDGMTEIQAYHLADRDGRLPVRVWATLLGDPGSSIVERCHAVGLVTGAGNDMFRIGGVKIFTDGSAGGRTAWMSQPYQGEPQNFGVRMLPDDQLFELVDRYTGMGYTMVCHGIGDAAIDQLVRAYERVRAANPDHSHRHRIEHCGYVDDAMNQRMLAAGVLPAPQQAFIYDFGDAYVAVLGEERGLRSYPIRTWDQLGMKPSTGSDSPVCSPNPFPDLYAMITRKTHKGTVMDASEILTPEEALRAYTEHGAYSQGAEKVKGRLEPGMLADIAVFSNDLLTASPEAILRDTRCEMTILDGRIVHDRIGAQA from the coding sequence ATGACGTTTCCGATCATTGCTGACCTTGTGCTTCGCCATGGCAAGATCTGGCCGGGCTATGGCGCCCCCCTTGCCGAGGCGGTCGCGGTCAAGGGCAATCGCGTGCTGGCTCTGGGCCGCAGTGACGAGATCGCCGCGCTGATCGGGCCCGAGACGCAGGTCGTCGATCTGGGCGGTCGCTTCGCCATGCCGGGGCTGAATGACGCGCATCTTCATTTGATCTCGACCGGGCTGTTGCGCGGGCAGGTTGATGCGACCGCTGATGCCGCGCCGACGCGGGCGGCACTGATCGCGGCCTTGCAGGCGCGGGCCGCGGATACGCCGAAAGGCGAATGGGTGCAGGCGCGCGGCTTTGACCAGACGCGCTATCCCGATGGGCTGATGCCGACGGCGCAGGAACTCGATGCGGCTTTGCCCGATCATCCGGTCTCGGTGACGCGGGCTTGCGGCCATATCACCGTCGCGAATTCGGCGGCGCTGGCCTTGGCCGGGATCACCTTCGAGACGCCCGACCCAGACGGCGGGCTGATCGGGCGGGCCGAGGGGCGGTTGACCGGGCTGCTCGCGGAGAACGCGCAAAACCTCGTCTATCACGTCCAGCCCACGCCCTCGCTGGAGGACATCATCGAGGCAATCGAGGCCGGGGGCCGCCATCTGATCGAATATGGCATCACCTCCTGCATGGATGCCGCGACCGGCCATATCGACGGCATGACCGAGATCCAAGCCTATCATCTCGCCGACCGCGACGGCCGTCTGCCGGTGCGGGTCTGGGCGACGCTTCTGGGCGATCCCGGTTCGTCGATCGTCGAGCGTTGCCATGCCGTCGGGCTGGTCACCGGCGCGGGCAATGACATGTTCCGCATCGGCGGCGTGAAGATCTTCACCGATGGCTCGGCGGGCGGGCGCACGGCGTGGATGAGCCAGCCCTATCAGGGCGAGCCACAGAATTTCGGCGTGCGGATGCTGCCCGACGATCAGCTGTTCGAGCTGGTCGATCGCTATACCGGCATGGGCTATACGATGGTCTGCCACGGCATCGGCGACGCCGCGATTGACCAACTTGTGCGCGCTTATGAACGTGTGCGCGCCGCCAATCCCGATCACAGCCACCGCCACCGGATCGAGCATTGCGGCTATGTCGATGATGCAATGAACCAGCGCATGCTGGCCGCGGGCGTGCTGCCCGCGCCGCAGCAGGCGTTCATCTATGATTTCGGCGATGCCTATGTCGCGGTTTTGGGCGAGGAACGCGGCCTGCGCTCTTATCCGATCCGGACCTGGGACCAGCTTGGCATGAAGCCCTCGACCGGCAGCGACAGCCCGGTGTGCTCGCCCAATCCCTTCCCGGATCTTTACGCGATGATCACGCGCAAGACCCATAAGGGCACGGTGATGGATGCCTCGGAAATCCTGACGCCGGAAGAGGCTCTGCGCGCCTATACCGAGCATGGTGCCTATTCGCAGGGCGCCGAAAAGGTGAAGGGGCGGCTCGAGCCCGGAATGCTGGCGGATATCGCGGTTTTCTCGAATGATCTGCTGACGGCTTCGCCCGAGGCGATCCTGCGCGACACCCGCTGCGAGATGACCATTCTGGACGGGCGCATCGTCCATGACAGGATCGGTGCGCAGGCCTGA
- a CDS encoding cytochrome-c peroxidase: MLTRRTLACVAAAGVLAASVVAGLASSEKSEAPAAADQQAMLAALGSQLFFDPALSKNGTQSCSTCHDPDHAFVDPRESVAGTSVSLGDDGESLGDRNTPTLGYVSRAPSFHLADSGEYKGGQFWDGRADDLTAQAGQPMLNPVEMGMPDKAAVVERLRQNVAYVESFDRIYGPNALGDVEQAFNHAAAALAAYQSTPEFSPFDSRFDRYLRGEEKLTKQEEFGYTVYLTWNCRLCHQIRTQGVETHETFTNSEYRNIGIPVNHEVRALNGKGDGFVDPGLAGHPGLDDPSQKGKFKVPTLRNVAVSGPYMHNGVFKDLRTAVVFYNKYTTNNPKWQINPETGEAWGDPEVPENLAMKELRSGLTVSDERVDALVAFLETLTDKRYEPLLAEQKAEREAARLRVEAAN, encoded by the coding sequence ATGTTGACGCGCCGCACCCTTGCCTGTGTCGCGGCCGCCGGTGTTTTGGCGGCCTCCGTCGTCGCGGGGCTTGCCTCGAGCGAGAAAAGCGAAGCGCCCGCCGCCGCCGATCAGCAGGCGATGCTGGCAGCCCTTGGCTCGCAGCTTTTCTTTGACCCGGCTTTGTCCAAGAACGGCACGCAATCCTGCTCGACCTGCCACGACCCCGATCATGCTTTCGTCGATCCGCGCGAAAGCGTGGCCGGAACCTCGGTCTCGCTTGGCGATGACGGGGAATCGCTTGGTGATCGCAACACGCCGACGCTTGGCTATGTCTCGCGCGCACCCTCGTTCCACCTCGCCGACAGCGGTGAATACAAGGGCGGCCAGTTCTGGGACGGGCGCGCCGATGATCTGACCGCGCAGGCCGGTCAGCCGATGCTGAACCCGGTCGAGATGGGGATGCCCGACAAGGCCGCTGTGGTCGAGCGGCTGCGCCAGAACGTCGCCTATGTCGAAAGCTTTGACCGGATCTATGGCCCGAATGCGCTTGGCGATGTCGAGCAGGCGTTCAATCACGCCGCCGCAGCACTTGCCGCCTATCAAAGCACGCCGGAATTCTCGCCCTTCGATTCGCGCTTCGACCGCTATCTGCGCGGCGAAGAGAAGCTGACCAAGCAGGAAGAATTCGGCTATACCGTCTATCTGACCTGGAACTGCCGCCTGTGCCACCAGATCCGCACGCAGGGCGTCGAGACCCATGAGACCTTCACCAATTCCGAATACCGCAACATCGGCATTCCGGTGAACCACGAGGTCCGCGCGCTGAACGGCAAGGGTGACGGCTTTGTCGATCCCGGCCTTGCCGGACATCCCGGGCTCGATGACCCTTCACAAAAGGGTAAATTCAAGGTGCCGACCCTGCGAAATGTCGCCGTGAGCGGGCCTTATATGCATAATGGGGTTTTCAAGGATCTGCGCACGGCGGTGGTGTTTTACAACAAATACACCACCAACAATCCGAAATGGCAGATCAACCCGGAAACCGGCGAGGCTTGGGGCGACCCCGAGGTTCCCGAGAATCTGGCGATGAAAGAGCTGCGGTCGGGGCTGACGGTCAGCGATGAACGGGTCGATGCGTTGGTCGCCTTCCTCGAGACGCTGACGGACAAGCGCTATGAGCCACTGCTCGCCGAGCAGAAGGCCGAGCGCGAAGCGGCACGGCTGCGCGTGGAGGCAGCGAACTGA
- the napG gene encoding ferredoxin-type protein NapG, translated as MAPSKRKVTRRQALTETAKAAGVACLGGFSLAAFIKSADPVDARALRPPGALSEAAFQVACVHCGLCVEACPYGTLSLAEWGEGAPLGTPFFTARETPCYMCKDIPCAKACPTGALDRDLPSIRDANMGVAVLVGHETCLNYKGLNCSICVRVCPIRGEAISLEDQEINGRKLKIPVVHSDKCTGCGTCEKQCVLGHAAIRVLPRDLGLGGKGRNRAGRNF; from the coding sequence ATGGCACCCAGCAAACGCAAGGTCACCCGCCGTCAGGCTCTTACCGAAACCGCGAAAGCTGCGGGGGTCGCCTGTCTGGGTGGCTTCTCGCTGGCGGCCTTCATCAAATCCGCCGATCCGGTCGATGCGCGCGCTCTGCGCCCGCCGGGAGCCTTGTCCGAGGCGGCGTTTCAGGTGGCCTGCGTCCATTGCGGCCTTTGCGTCGAGGCCTGCCCCTATGGCACGCTTTCGCTCGCCGAATGGGGCGAGGGCGCGCCTTTGGGCACACCGTTTTTCACCGCGCGGGAAACGCCTTGCTATATGTGCAAGGACATTCCCTGTGCGAAGGCCTGCCCGACCGGGGCGCTTGACCGCGATCTGCCCTCGATCAGGGACGCCAATATGGGCGTGGCCGTGCTCGTCGGCCATGAGACCTGCCTGAACTACAAGGGGCTGAACTGCTCGATCTGCGTGCGCGTCTGTCCTATCCGGGGCGAGGCGATTTCGCTTGAGGATCAAGAGATCAACGGGCGTAAGCTCAAGATCCCGGTCGTGCATTCCGACAAATGCACCGGCTGCGGCACCTGCGAAAAGCAATGCGTGCTGGGCCATGCCGCGATCCGCGTCCTGCCGCGCGATCTGGGTCTGGGTGGCAAGGGTCGCAACCGCGCCGGGAGAAACTTCTGA
- a CDS encoding ABC transporter substrate-binding protein codes for MLTRLGLMAALTLGTASLALAQDATPRDGGTFVFTAPYGSSIGSLDITATPHTQDEIVAKAMNRSLYKWNPESGKPELDLAESVEKSADGKTYTYKLREATFHNGDKLDADDVVWSYNRIADPKKALTGAEQMLQIAGVEEFQAGKADHISGVKKIDDRTVEITVTNLSDPGWNLMSNYAPIYSKDYPEDQLASKPNGLGPFKLANYVPGSKVELVKFDDYFEKGKPHLAKLDIMLMGEAAARDVAFRNGEIDANVLGPVQYEAYGQDAALKDHILEVAEVYTRNIGFNPKVEAFKDKRVRQAINHAINSEVIVKKLLKDKAYQATSWLPISSPAFDHDAKPYSYDPEKAKELLKEAGYEKGLKFSVTATPNESWGVPIVEAIIPMLAKVGVEVTTDPVEGPVLSDKIVSDNFESFIWSNSSGPDALKYLTCFHSKTSQAACNYVKFANADFDKLIDQAGEETDPAKQNELLKQANNLLQEEAPVWFFNYNKAVMAYQPWVHGLKANAMELAVQDYEDIWIDDTAPASRK; via the coding sequence ATGCTGACCCGACTTGGCCTGATGGCCGCGCTGACGCTGGGAACCGCAAGCCTCGCGCTTGCGCAAGACGCCACCCCGCGCGACGGCGGGACCTTTGTCTTTACCGCGCCCTATGGCTCGTCCATTGGCTCGCTCGACATCACCGCGACGCCGCATACGCAGGACGAAATCGTCGCCAAGGCGATGAACCGTTCGCTCTACAAATGGAACCCGGAAAGCGGCAAGCCCGAGCTCGATCTGGCGGAATCGGTCGAGAAATCGGCGGATGGCAAGACCTATACCTACAAGCTGCGCGAGGCGACCTTCCACAACGGCGATAAGCTGGATGCCGATGACGTGGTCTGGAGCTACAACCGCATTGCCGATCCGAAAAAGGCCCTGACCGGCGCCGAGCAGATGCTGCAAATCGCCGGCGTCGAAGAGTTTCAGGCGGGCAAGGCCGATCACATTTCGGGCGTGAAAAAGATCGACGACCGCACCGTCGAGATCACCGTGACCAACCTCTCCGATCCGGGTTGGAACCTGATGTCGAACTATGCGCCGATCTATTCCAAGGATTACCCCGAGGATCAGCTCGCCTCGAAACCGAACGGCCTTGGCCCGTTCAAACTGGCGAATTATGTGCCGGGCTCGAAGGTCGAGCTGGTCAAGTTCGACGATTACTTCGAGAAGGGCAAACCCCATCTCGCGAAGCTCGACATCATGCTGATGGGCGAGGCTGCGGCCCGCGACGTGGCTTTCCGCAATGGCGAGATCGACGCCAACGTTTTGGGCCCGGTGCAATATGAAGCCTACGGTCAGGATGCGGCGCTGAAGGACCATATCCTCGAGGTCGCCGAGGTCTATACCCGCAACATCGGCTTCAACCCCAAGGTCGAGGCCTTCAAGGACAAGCGCGTCCGCCAAGCGATCAACCATGCCATCAACAGCGAGGTGATCGTCAAGAAACTGCTCAAGGACAAGGCCTATCAGGCGACCTCGTGGCTGCCGATTTCCTCGCCCGCCTTTGACCACGATGCCAAGCCCTATTCCTATGATCCCGAGAAGGCCAAAGAGCTGCTGAAGGAAGCGGGCTATGAAAAGGGCCTGAAATTCTCGGTCACCGCGACGCCCAACGAAAGCTGGGGCGTGCCGATCGTCGAGGCGATCATTCCGATGCTCGCCAAAGTCGGCGTCGAGGTCACGACCGATCCGGTCGAGGGCCCGGTCCTGTCCGACAAGATCGTCTCGGACAATTTCGAAAGCTTCATCTGGTCGAACTCCTCGGGGCCGGATGCGCTGAAATATCTGACCTGCTTCCATTCGAAGACCTCGCAGGCCGCGTGTAACTACGTGAAATTTGCCAATGCCGATTTCGACAAGCTGATCGATCAGGCGGGCGAGGAAACCGATCCCGCCAAGCAAAACGAGCTGCTGAAACAGGCCAACAACCTCTTGCAAGAAGAAGCGCCGGTCTGGTTCTTCAACTATAACAAGGCGGTTATGGCCTATCAGCCTTGGGTCCACGGGCTGAAGGCCAATGCGATGGAGCTCGCGGTTCAGGATTACGAGGATATCTGGATCGACGACACCGCGCCCGCCTCGCGCAAGTGA
- a CDS encoding ABC transporter permease, whose product MGFILRRTLQMIPTILAVVLIIFVIFSVIPGSFISSLMAEGRNATNADTLAHLNEQLGLDQPLLVRLGNYLWGLLHFDLGISYRTREPVWNVIEPRLWPSVKLALFAMGFAAVVGIPLGFMAALRPGSLFDTGTMMVAVSGLSVPEFWLGLLLMYVFALHLGWLPSFGYQPGSLKHIILPALALGVSPMALLARTTRAGVLDVMNADFVRTARAKGLSEPRLVKSHVARNVLVLILTTMGLQIGALMGQAIVIEKLFSWPGIGSLLVDSVAARDIPVVQGAVLVIVLWFLVINMLVDIAYAVIDPRIKVS is encoded by the coding sequence ATGGGCTTCATCCTTCGCCGGACATTGCAGATGATCCCAACGATCCTTGCGGTCGTGCTGATCATCTTCGTGATCTTCAGCGTCATCCCCGGCAGCTTCATCTCGAGCCTGATGGCCGAGGGTCGCAATGCCACAAATGCCGATACGCTGGCGCATCTGAACGAGCAATTGGGGCTGGATCAGCCCTTGCTGGTGCGGTTGGGCAATTACCTCTGGGGGCTTTTGCATTTCGATCTCGGGATCTCTTATCGCACCCGAGAGCCGGTCTGGAACGTGATCGAGCCGCGACTGTGGCCCTCGGTGAAGCTTGCGCTTTTCGCGATGGGCTTTGCGGCGGTGGTGGGGATTCCTCTGGGCTTCATGGCGGCGCTGCGGCCTGGCAGTCTGTTCGACACCGGGACGATGATGGTCGCGGTCTCGGGCCTGTCGGTTCCCGAGTTCTGGCTGGGTCTGCTGCTGATGTATGTCTTCGCGCTGCATCTGGGCTGGCTGCCGAGCTTTGGGTATCAGCCGGGCAGTCTCAAACACATCATCCTGCCCGCGCTGGCCTTGGGGGTTTCGCCGATGGCTTTGCTCGCGCGGACGACGCGGGCCGGGGTGCTCGATGTGATGAACGCCGATTTCGTGCGCACGGCGCGCGCCAAGGGCCTATCCGAGCCGCGTCTGGTCAAAAGCCATGTCGCGCGCAATGTGCTGGTGCTGATCCTGACGACGATGGGGCTGCAAATCGGCGCGCTGATGGGGCAGGCGATCGTCATCGAGAAGCTGTTCTCTTGGCCCGGCATCGGCTCGCTGCTGGTCGATAGCGTGGCCGCGCGCGACATTCCGGTGGTGCAGGGCGCGGTTCTGGTGATCGTGCTGTGGTTTCTGGTCATCAACATGCTGGTCGACATTGCCTATGCGGTGATCGATCCGCGCATCAAGGTGAGCTGA
- a CDS encoding ABC transporter ATP-binding protein: protein MSDFLPDPILSVRNLRLGVGKRFPILHGVSFDILPGETYGLVGESGSGKSVTGLAVMGLLKSPLTVTGGTIHFEGRDVLGMRPRERRKLRGDRIAMVFQEPMTALNPLVTIGRQIAEMYVIHRGMGWPEARAKAVEALESVRVPAPEERARAYPHQLSGGMRQRVMIAIALACRPALLIADEPTTALDVTVQAGVLELMADLCRAEGTAVLLVSHDLGVIANMCQRVGVMDRGRLVEEQDTRNIFTNPLHPYTRGLLAARPRLGLRQPGERGRLTELDEVVADKDRGREAPTLITPRGPRTGVMA from the coding sequence ATGAGCGATTTTCTTCCCGATCCGATCCTTTCGGTGCGCAATCTGCGCCTTGGCGTCGGCAAGCGGTTTCCGATCCTGCATGGCGTTTCCTTCGACATCCTGCCCGGCGAAACCTATGGGCTGGTGGGCGAATCCGGTTCCGGCAAAAGCGTCACCGGGCTGGCGGTCATGGGGCTGTTGAAATCCCCGTTGACCGTGACCGGTGGCACGATCCATTTCGAGGGCCGCGACGTGTTGGGAATGCGCCCGCGCGAGCGGCGCAAGCTGCGCGGCGACCGCATCGCGATGGTGTTTCAGGAACCGATGACCGCGCTGAACCCCTTGGTCACCATCGGTCGCCAGATTGCCGAGATGTATGTGATCCATCGCGGGATGGGCTGGCCCGAGGCGCGCGCGAAAGCCGTCGAGGCCTTGGAAAGCGTCCGCGTCCCCGCGCCCGAGGAACGCGCTCGCGCCTATCCCCACCAGCTCTCCGGGGGGATGCGTCAGCGCGTGATGATCGCGATTGCGCTCGCCTGCCGCCCGGCGCTTCTGATCGCCGATGAGCCGACGACCGCGCTGGATGTGACGGTGCAGGCGGGCGTCTTGGAACTGATGGCGGACCTCTGCCGGGCCGAGGGAACCGCTGTGCTGCTGGTCAGCCATGACCTCGGCGTCATCGCCAATATGTGCCAGCGCGTCGGCGTCATGGACCGCGGCCGGCTGGTCGAGGAGCAAGACACCCGCAATATCTTCACCAATCCCCTGCACCCCTATACGCGCGGCCTGTTGGCGGCGCGCCCGCGTCTGGGCTTGCGTCAGCCGGGCGAAAGGGGGCGGCTGACCGAGCTTGACGAGGTCGTTGCGGACAAGGATCGCGGGCGCGAGGCACCGACGCTGATCACCCCGCGCGGGCCGCGAACGGGGGTGATGGCATGA
- the napH gene encoding quinol dehydrogenase ferredoxin subunit NapH, translated as MLRWWISDSRRLGVEAHGVTRAHKWWFLRRMTQIFVLAIFMTGPLLGFWIARGNFASSQLLGLVDLSDPYIFLQSLVGRHWPILPAITGALLIAAIYILVGGRAYCGWVCPVNVVTDAAYWMREKTGLTRDRKLDKRTRLFILAGTLIASALTGTIAWEFLNPVSLLQRAFITGIGIGWVIILAVFLLDLFVARRAWCSHLCPVGAFYGLLGRVSLVRVSARDREACTDCGACFNICPEPHVIVPALKGSGDDTRLILHGDCQNCGGCIDSCPVDVFRMTTRVRP; from the coding sequence ATGCTGCGCTGGTGGATCTCTGACAGCCGTCGGCTGGGGGTCGAGGCGCATGGCGTGACGCGGGCCCATAAGTGGTGGTTCCTGCGGCGCATGACACAAATCTTTGTGTTGGCGATCTTCATGACCGGGCCGCTTCTCGGCTTTTGGATCGCACGCGGCAACTTCGCCTCCAGTCAGTTGCTCGGGTTGGTCGATCTGAGCGATCCCTATATTTTCCTGCAATCGCTGGTCGGGCGGCATTGGCCGATCCTGCCCGCGATCACCGGCGCGCTGTTGATCGCCGCGATCTATATTCTGGTCGGCGGGCGCGCCTATTGCGGCTGGGTCTGCCCGGTCAATGTCGTGACCGATGCCGCCTATTGGATGCGCGAAAAGACCGGACTGACGCGGGACCGCAAACTCGACAAGCGCACGCGACTGTTCATTCTGGCGGGCACGCTGATCGCCTCGGCGCTGACCGGCACGATCGCCTGGGAGTTCCTGAACCCGGTCAGCCTGTTGCAGCGCGCTTTCATCACCGGGATCGGCATCGGCTGGGTCATCATCCTTGCGGTGTTTCTGCTCGATCTCTTCGTGGCGCGGCGGGCCTGGTGCAGCCATCTTTGTCCGGTCGGCGCCTTTTACGGCCTGCTCGGGCGGGTCAGCCTTGTCCGGGTCTCGGCCCGCGACCGCGAGGCCTGTACCGATTGCGGCGCCTGTTTCAACATCTGCCCCGAGCCCCATGTCATCGTCCCCGCGCTGAAAGGCAGCGGAGACGACACCCGCCTGATCCTGCATGGCGATTGCCAGAATTGCGGCGGCTGCATTGATTCCTGCCCGGTCGATGTGTTCCGCATGACCACGCGGGTGCGCCCCTGA